In a single window of the Pelagibacterium sp. 26DY04 genome:
- a CDS encoding undecaprenyl-diphosphate phosphatase, producing the protein MDFFSTAFLALVQGITEFLPISSSAHLILGRWLMDLLGIATSTMTPAEELALDIALHVGSLGAVIVYFWRDVLMLAMGLIDGITGKAGPRFRTLAVVIAASLPIVVVAFLAKDLITESGRNLPIIAWTTLIFGVLLWFADRRPERSGDLERLSLRNAMIVGLAQCISIIPGVSRSGICMTAGRYVGLDRPLSARLAMLLSIPTILGAGVLAGYDLYKAGNAEVTGDAIFGGVLAFFAALASIALLMQWLQRQSYTPFVIYRIVLGVLLLGLLAAGLA; encoded by the coding sequence GTGGATTTCTTCAGCACGGCTTTCCTTGCCCTCGTGCAGGGCATCACCGAGTTCCTGCCCATCAGTTCCTCGGCCCATTTGATCCTTGGCCGCTGGCTGATGGATTTGCTGGGCATCGCCACCTCGACAATGACTCCCGCCGAGGAGCTTGCGCTCGATATCGCCCTGCATGTGGGCTCGCTCGGCGCGGTGATCGTCTATTTCTGGCGCGACGTGCTCATGCTGGCGATGGGGCTGATCGACGGAATTACCGGCAAGGCCGGCCCGCGCTTTCGCACCCTGGCCGTCGTCATCGCCGCCTCGCTTCCCATCGTGGTCGTCGCCTTCCTCGCCAAGGACCTCATCACCGAATCCGGCCGCAACCTGCCCATCATCGCCTGGACGACGCTGATTTTCGGCGTTCTGCTCTGGTTCGCCGACCGACGCCCCGAACGGTCCGGCGATCTCGAGAGGCTTTCCCTGCGCAACGCGATGATCGTGGGGCTCGCCCAGTGCATCTCGATCATCCCCGGCGTCTCGCGCTCGGGCATCTGCATGACGGCCGGCCGCTATGTCGGTCTGGACCGCCCGCTTTCCGCGCGGCTCGCCATGCTGCTCTCGATCCCCACGATCCTGGGCGCCGGGGTTCTGGCCGGCTACGATCTCTACAAGGCCGGAAATGCCGAGGTCACGGGCGATGCCATTTTCGGCGGGGTGCTTGCCTTCTTTGCCGCACTGGCCAGCATCGCCCTGCTCATGCAGTGGCTGCAGCGCCAGTCCTACACGCCCTTCGTGATCTACCGGATCGTGCTAGGCGTGCTCCTTCTGGGCCTGCTCGCGGCTGGGCTGGCCTGA
- the proC gene encoding pyrroline-5-carboxylate reductase gives MTLADAGSVLLVGAGKMGMAMAAGWVRAGLPGASLTLVDPQPHESVAAFAAEHGARLIDTVPGETPHVVVLAVKPQMMATVLEAVRPAVGADTLVLSVAAGISSGKLVEGLGTDRVVRTMPNTPAQIGKGISGAFAGGTVTDADRGLAGALLAAAGEVVWVEDEALIDAVTAVSGSGPAYVFHLVEAMAAAGEAQGLPSETAMALARQTVIGAAALMEADESSAEQLRKNVTSPNGTTQAALDVLMGPDGLAALMARAVDAARKRSEELGR, from the coding sequence ATGACTCTCGCCGATGCGGGGTCCGTGCTGCTGGTCGGCGCGGGCAAGATGGGCATGGCCATGGCGGCTGGCTGGGTGCGCGCGGGGCTTCCGGGCGCATCGCTGACGCTCGTCGACCCGCAACCGCATGAGAGTGTCGCTGCCTTTGCCGCCGAACACGGGGCGCGGCTCATCGACACGGTTCCCGGTGAAACGCCGCATGTTGTCGTGCTTGCGGTCAAGCCGCAGATGATGGCTACGGTCCTTGAAGCGGTGCGGCCGGCAGTGGGCGCCGATACGCTGGTGCTTTCGGTTGCCGCCGGGATTTCATCCGGCAAGCTCGTGGAGGGATTGGGTACCGACAGGGTGGTGCGCACCATGCCCAATACGCCGGCCCAGATCGGCAAGGGGATTTCGGGGGCGTTTGCCGGCGGCACCGTGACGGACGCGGACCGGGGCCTGGCTGGTGCCTTGCTTGCGGCGGCAGGCGAGGTGGTCTGGGTCGAGGACGAGGCGCTGATCGATGCGGTGACGGCGGTTTCGGGGTCGGGACCGGCTTATGTCTTCCATCTTGTCGAGGCCATGGCCGCAGCCGGAGAGGCGCAGGGGCTTCCGTCCGAGACGGCGATGGCGCTGGCGCGGCAGACGGTGATCGGGGCCGCGGCGCTGATGGAGGCGGATGAAAGCTCGGCCGAACAATTGCGCAAGAACGTCACTTCGCCCAACGGCACCACGCAGGCGGCACTCGATGTGCTGATGGGGCCGGACGGACTGGCGGCGCTGATGGCGCGCGCGGTGGACGCGGCGCGCAAGAGAAGCGAAGAACTGGGACGATGA
- the uvrC gene encoding excinuclease ABC subunit UvrC, with translation MERPQRSHPATAMTDTDLTGPEIIKRFVKTLPTGAGVYRMLDEKGDVIYVGKARNLKARVTNYTRYEGNSVRINKMISSTRSMEFVRTETEAAALLLEANMIKRLRPRFNVLLRDDKTFPYILITTDHEAPELTKHRGTRRRKGHYFGPFASAVAVSRTITALQKAFLLRNCSDSFYAGRTRPCLQHQIKRCAAPCTGVISIPDYNALVNEARDFLSGKTKAVQDHLQAEMNQAAEALDFERAAMLRDRLSALALVQGTGGMNAQSVAEADVFAIHNEAGNFCVQVFFYRAHQNWGNYAFYPRADEAIGNAEVLEAFVAQFYENRTPPRLVLLCEELAEADVLREALSTRAERAVKIETPRRGEKRALVEHALTNAREALGRHLSDSASQRKLLEAMADTFGLDETPRRIEVYDNSHIQGTNAVGAMIVAGVEGLSKKHYRTFNIKNKELTPGDDFGMMREVLTRRFTRLAAESDPEAEDDTTGMPDWPDVLLIDGGAGQTNAVKAVLAEMNLPRDVTVIGIAKGEERNAGRETFFMEGREPFMLPARDPVLYYVQRLRDEAHRFAIGTHRARRKKEMVKNPLDEIEGIGPTRKRALLNHFGSAKAVSRASVADLANLPGISTAMAQLIYDHFNQR, from the coding sequence ATGGAGCGACCGCAACGCTCCCACCCCGCGACAGCAATGACCGACACCGACCTCACCGGCCCCGAAATCATCAAGCGCTTCGTCAAGACCCTGCCCACCGGCGCAGGCGTCTATCGCATGCTCGATGAAAAGGGCGACGTCATTTATGTGGGCAAGGCGCGCAACCTCAAGGCCCGGGTCACCAACTACACCCGCTACGAAGGCAACTCGGTCCGCATCAACAAGATGATCTCCTCCACGCGCTCGATGGAGTTCGTGCGCACCGAGACCGAGGCCGCCGCGCTTCTGCTCGAAGCCAACATGATCAAGCGTCTGCGCCCGCGCTTCAACGTGCTGCTGCGCGACGATAAGACGTTTCCCTACATCTTGATCACCACCGATCATGAGGCGCCCGAGCTCACCAAGCATCGCGGCACCCGCCGCCGCAAAGGTCATTATTTCGGCCCCTTCGCCTCGGCGGTCGCCGTCAGCCGCACCATCACCGCGCTGCAGAAAGCCTTCCTCCTGCGCAATTGCTCGGACAGCTTTTATGCTGGCCGCACCCGCCCCTGCCTGCAACACCAGATCAAGCGCTGCGCCGCCCCCTGCACCGGGGTGATCTCCATTCCGGACTACAACGCGCTGGTCAATGAGGCCCGCGATTTCCTCTCGGGCAAAACCAAGGCGGTTCAGGACCATCTGCAAGCCGAGATGAACCAGGCCGCCGAAGCGCTCGATTTCGAGCGCGCAGCCATGCTGCGCGATCGCCTCAGCGCCCTCGCCCTCGTCCAGGGTACCGGCGGCATGAACGCCCAGAGCGTCGCCGAGGCCGACGTCTTTGCCATCCACAACGAGGCGGGCAATTTCTGCGTGCAGGTGTTCTTCTATCGTGCGCACCAGAACTGGGGCAATTACGCCTTCTATCCGCGCGCCGACGAGGCGATCGGCAATGCCGAAGTGCTCGAAGCCTTCGTCGCTCAGTTTTACGAAAACCGAACCCCGCCCAGGCTCGTCCTCCTCTGCGAGGAGTTGGCGGAAGCCGACGTGCTGCGCGAGGCGCTCTCGACCCGTGCCGAGCGCGCCGTCAAGATCGAGACGCCGCGCCGCGGCGAAAAGCGCGCGCTTGTCGAGCACGCGCTGACCAATGCCCGCGAGGCTTTGGGCCGGCATCTCTCGGATTCCGCCAGCCAGCGCAAGCTGCTCGAAGCCATGGCCGATACCTTTGGCCTTGACGAAACGCCCCGCCGCATCGAGGTCTATGACAACTCCCATATCCAGGGCACCAACGCCGTGGGCGCCATGATCGTCGCAGGGGTCGAGGGCCTGTCGAAAAAGCATTACCGCACGTTCAATATCAAAAACAAAGAGCTCACCCCCGGCGATGATTTCGGCATGATGCGCGAGGTTCTGACCCGCCGCTTTACGCGCCTCGCCGCCGAAAGCGATCCCGAGGCCGAGGATGACACAACGGGCATGCCGGATTGGCCCGATGTGCTCTTGATCGATGGCGGCGCCGGCCAGACCAATGCCGTCAAGGCGGTGCTGGCCGAAATGAACCTGCCACGCGATGTCACCGTCATCGGCATCGCCAAGGGCGAGGAACGCAATGCCGGGCGCGAGACTTTCTTCATGGAAGGGCGTGAGCCTTTCATGCTGCCGGCGCGCGATCCGGTGCTCTACTATGTCCAACGCCTGCGCGACGAAGCCCACCGCTTCGCCATCGGCACCCACCGCGCGCGGCGCAAGAAGGAGATGGTGAAAAACCCGCTCGACGAGATCGAAGGCATTGGCCCCACCCGCAAGCGCGCGCTGCTCAACCATTTCGGCTCCGCCAAGGCCGTCTCGCGTGCCTCGGTCGCCGACCTCGCCAATCTCCCCGGCATCTCGACCGCCATGGCGCAATTGATCTACGATCACTTCAACCAGAGATGA
- a CDS encoding MarR family transcriptional regulator has product MPIDIMGLFFFAYRDFVRDADALLEMQGFGRAHHRVIYFVNLRPGMTVADLLDILRITKQSLARVLRQLIDSGYVAQRHGETDRRQRLLFPTEKGRDFFEVLSATQARRIEAAFSALPEHTRDCVRHFFAEMTERGDQQLLRTLRLVDQ; this is encoded by the coding sequence ATGCCGATCGATATCATGGGGCTGTTCTTCTTCGCCTATCGTGATTTCGTGCGCGACGCCGATGCGCTGCTCGAGATGCAGGGCTTTGGGCGCGCCCATCACCGGGTGATCTATTTCGTCAATCTGCGGCCCGGCATGACGGTTGCCGACCTGCTCGATATCCTGCGCATCACCAAGCAGAGCCTGGCCCGCGTCCTGCGCCAGTTGATCGATAGCGGCTATGTCGCCCAGCGTCATGGAGAGACCGACCGCCGTCAGCGCCTGCTGTTCCCCACCGAAAAGGGCCGCGATTTCTTCGAGGTGCTTTCGGCCACCCAGGCCCGCCGCATCGAGGCCGCCTTTTCGGCGCTCCCCGAGCACACCCGCGATTGCGTGCGGCATTTCTTTGCCGAAATGACCGAACGCGGCGACCAGCAACTCCTGCGCACTCTGCGCCTCGTCGACCAATAA
- a CDS encoding YbjN domain-containing protein, with amino-acid sequence MSLLELELDRTIHPVDIIEHIAAINDWSFERQDADEISISVKGGWSDYHVSFNWMEEMESLHLACAFDLKVPEARRGEIKQLISLINEQLWIGHFDIWNKEGVVLFRNSHLLSGGAEVSPQQCEALLRSATESCDLYYQAFQFVVWAGKSAADALAEVMFETVGEA; translated from the coding sequence ATGTCTCTCCTTGAATTGGAACTGGATCGGACCATCCACCCGGTGGATATCATCGAGCATATCGCCGCGATCAACGACTGGTCGTTCGAGCGGCAGGATGCCGATGAGATTTCCATCTCCGTCAAGGGCGGGTGGAGCGACTACCACGTCTCGTTCAACTGGATGGAGGAAATGGAATCCCTCCATCTGGCATGCGCGTTCGACCTCAAGGTGCCCGAAGCGCGGCGGGGGGAGATCAAGCAGTTGATCTCGCTCATCAACGAACAGCTCTGGATCGGCCATTTCGACATCTGGAACAAGGAAGGCGTGGTGCTATTCCGCAACTCGCACCTGCTGTCGGGCGGGGCCGAGGTGTCTCCGCAGCAATGCGAAGCGCTGCTGCGTTCGGCGACCGAAAGCTGCGACCTTTATTACCAGGCATTCCAGTTCGTGGTTTGGGCCGGCAAATCGGCGGCGGACGCGCTGGCCGAGGTGATGTTCGAAACCGTGGGTGAGGCATGA
- a CDS encoding SDR family oxidoreductase, with the protein MPAALITGAADRIGAAIATRLAAEGYAVVIHYRSSGEKAERLADAIGADGGRAAIVRADLARREDRMGLISAAAEPFGPLSLLVNNASVFEPDSADTLHEDLWDLHMAIHAEAPVFLARDFAAQLADGAQGNIVNIIDERVLSLSPDYFSYTLSKSLLWTATRTLAQSLAPRIRVNALGPGPTLANSRQSEAEFKASRQRLPLQTGADPDEIAKGVIAILNLPSMTGQMLALDGGEHLEWSDRNAPTPRQQ; encoded by the coding sequence ATGCCCGCCGCGCTGATTACCGGAGCCGCCGACCGGATCGGCGCCGCCATTGCCACGCGCCTGGCCGCGGAGGGATATGCCGTCGTCATCCACTACCGTTCCTCCGGCGAAAAGGCCGAGCGCCTGGCAGATGCAATTGGTGCCGATGGCGGACGCGCAGCAATCGTCCGCGCCGATCTTGCCCGGCGCGAGGACCGCATGGGCCTGATCTCCGCCGCAGCCGAGCCCTTCGGCCCGCTCAGCCTGCTCGTCAACAACGCCTCGGTCTTCGAGCCCGACAGTGCAGATACGCTGCACGAAGACCTCTGGGACCTGCACATGGCCATCCACGCCGAAGCCCCGGTTTTCCTCGCCCGCGACTTCGCCGCTCAGCTCGCCGATGGCGCGCAGGGCAACATCGTCAACATCATCGACGAGCGCGTCCTTTCGCTTTCGCCCGATTACTTCTCCTATACGCTCTCGAAATCCCTGCTCTGGACGGCCACCCGCACTCTCGCCCAGTCCTTGGCGCCGCGCATCCGTGTGAACGCCCTTGGTCCCGGCCCCACCCTCGCCAATTCGCGCCAATCCGAGGCCGAGTTCAAAGCCTCGCGCCAGCGCTTGCCGCTGCAAACCGGCGCCGATCCCGACGAGATCGCCAAGGGCGTGATCGCTATTCTGAACCTCCCCTCGATGACCGGTCAGATGCTGGCGCTCGACGGCGGCGAACACCTCGAATGGAGCGACCGCAACGCTCCCACCCCGCGACAGCAATGA
- a CDS encoding tRNA-binding protein, whose protein sequence is MSETISFDDFLKVDIRTGTVIEARPFPEARKPAIILIIDFGSEIGIKKSSAQITVHYSPDELVGRQVMAVVNFPPRQIGPLRSEVLTLGFEDEVGAIVLAAIDKPVPNGRKLM, encoded by the coding sequence ATGAGCGAAACGATTTCCTTTGACGATTTCCTTAAGGTCGATATCCGCACGGGGACGGTCATCGAGGCGCGGCCCTTTCCGGAGGCGCGCAAGCCGGCGATCATCCTGATCATCGATTTCGGGTCTGAAATCGGGATCAAGAAATCCTCGGCGCAGATTACCGTTCACTATTCGCCCGACGAACTTGTGGGGCGGCAGGTGATGGCGGTCGTTAATTTCCCGCCGCGCCAGATCGGACCGTTGCGCTCGGAAGTGCTGACCCTTGGGTTTGAGGACGAGGTTGGCGCCATCGTTCTGGCGGCGATCGACAAGCCCGTGCCCAACGGTCGCAAACTTATGTGA
- a CDS encoding SH3 domain-containing protein: MALGKTAIKGGLAALMVAAMSAGAFAWEAVATTSVNVRSGPGTNFRVVEVLQRGEVVDVEYCRSGWCFLDLGWNGNGWTSQRYLAEAGGWRPNPPRPQPPHWVNPPRPPHWGNYPRPPHWGHPRPPHWDDDDWRPRPPGNSEVCFNGPNGYFCIGDS, translated from the coding sequence ATGGCTCTTGGAAAAACTGCAATAAAGGGCGGCCTCGCCGCCTTGATGGTCGCGGCGATGTCTGCCGGCGCATTCGCCTGGGAAGCCGTCGCGACGACCTCCGTCAACGTGCGCTCCGGCCCCGGCACCAATTTCCGCGTGGTCGAAGTGCTCCAGCGCGGTGAAGTGGTCGATGTGGAATACTGCCGTTCCGGCTGGTGTTTCCTCGATCTGGGCTGGAACGGCAATGGCTGGACCTCTCAGCGCTACCTCGCCGAGGCTGGCGGCTGGCGTCCGAACCCGCCGCGCCCGCAGCCCCCGCACTGGGTCAACCCGCCCCGTCCGCCGCACTGGGGCAACTACCCGCGGCCTCCGCATTGGGGTCACCCGCGCCCGCCCCATTGGGACGACGATGATTGGCGTCCCCGGCCTCCGGGCAACAGCGAGGTGTGCTTCAACGGTCCCAACGGCTATTTCTGCATCGGCGACAGTTAA
- the moaD gene encoding molybdopterin converting factor subunit 1 has protein sequence MRVMYFAWLRERLGRDDDDVTPPSDVATIADLIDWLAERDEGFALATTNRKLIRAAIDDELVDHDTPLAGARTIALFPPMTGG, from the coding sequence ATGAGGGTGATGTATTTCGCATGGCTGCGCGAACGCCTCGGGCGCGATGATGACGATGTGACCCCGCCTTCCGATGTCGCGACCATTGCCGACCTCATCGATTGGCTCGCCGAACGAGACGAAGGCTTTGCCCTGGCCACCACCAACCGCAAGCTCATCCGCGCCGCCATCGACGACGAACTCGTCGATCACGACACCCCGCTCGCCGGCGCGCGCACCATCGCCCTCTTCCCCCCGATGACCGGAGGCTGA
- a CDS encoding DMT family transporter — MSSQPSSSQAGPTASVAKGVAFLLAATLIFGVQDVASKILVATYSPFQVVMIRYWAFFALAVWLVMRNSNLKRAFVSRAVGWQIARGVLLVVDIWFFAEALKTVPLGDIGAINMVYPLLVTVFAIPLLGERVGVFRMTAVVAGFLGAMLIIRPGFITVEIGVIYALLSSAFYALYLVLTRKVSQLDTTTTSLFYVAVVGLVLTSAVGVFFWRPMAVGDWWLMAVLCLTMCGGHGLVMVSLRYAPASVLQPFNYFSLPWAITLGFLVFGTMIDGFALAGALVIVAAGLVVMWRERQLAVKRPLMRGSATAAPGQSPRSEGRR; from the coding sequence ATGTCGTCCCAGCCCTCCTCGAGCCAAGCCGGGCCGACGGCCAGTGTTGCCAAGGGCGTAGCCTTCCTTCTGGCGGCCACGCTGATCTTTGGCGTGCAGGACGTCGCGTCCAAAATTCTGGTGGCGACGTATTCGCCGTTCCAGGTGGTGATGATCCGCTATTGGGCATTTTTTGCGCTGGCCGTGTGGCTGGTGATGCGCAATTCGAATCTCAAGCGGGCCTTCGTGTCGCGTGCGGTGGGCTGGCAGATCGCCCGGGGGGTGCTGCTGGTCGTCGATATCTGGTTTTTCGCCGAAGCGCTGAAGACGGTGCCGCTGGGAGATATCGGGGCGATCAATATGGTCTATCCGCTGCTGGTGACGGTGTTTGCCATTCCGCTGCTCGGGGAGCGGGTGGGGGTGTTTCGGATGACGGCCGTGGTGGCGGGGTTTCTGGGGGCTATGCTGATCATCCGGCCGGGGTTCATCACCGTCGAGATCGGGGTGATCTATGCGCTGCTCAGTTCGGCGTTCTATGCGCTGTACCTGGTTCTGACGCGGAAGGTGAGCCAGCTCGATACGACGACGACATCGCTGTTCTACGTCGCGGTGGTGGGGCTGGTGCTGACGAGTGCGGTGGGGGTGTTTTTCTGGCGGCCGATGGCGGTGGGGGATTGGTGGCTGATGGCGGTGCTGTGCCTGACGATGTGCGGGGGGCACGGGCTGGTGATGGTGTCGCTGCGCTATGCGCCGGCGAGCGTGCTGCAGCCGTTCAACTATTTCTCGCTGCCCTGGGCGATCACGCTGGGGTTTTTGGTGTTCGGGACGATGATCGACGGGTTTGCGCTGGCGGGGGCGCTGGTGATCGTGGCGGCGGGGCTGGTGGTGATGTGGCGCGAGCGCCAGCTTGCGGTCAAGCGCCCGCTGATGCGGGGGAGCGCTACCGCCGCACCAGGCCAATCCCCCAGATCAGAAGGCCGGCGGTAA
- a CDS encoding branched-chain amino acid aminotransferase, translating into MATVPMDQREGWIWYNGEMVPWKDAKLHVLTHGLHYASSVFEGQRAYGGEVFKLREHTERLIFSAKTLDFTIPYSADEIDEACRQVLGKNNLVDAYMRPVAWRGSETISVPARDNKVHVAIAAWVWPSYFSTEERLKGIRLNWAPWKRPSPETIPCKAKAAGLYMICTLSKHAAMDAGYADALMLDYRGYVAEATGANVFFVKGKEITTPTPDCFLDGITRRTVIALAKANGYTVTERHIKPEELSQFDECFLTGTAAEVTPVAEVGEYKFTPAEACRTLVEAYMSEVQPKKAAAE; encoded by the coding sequence ATGGCCACCGTGCCAATGGATCAGCGAGAGGGATGGATCTGGTACAATGGGGAGATGGTCCCCTGGAAGGATGCCAAGCTCCACGTCCTCACCCACGGGCTGCACTATGCCAGCAGCGTATTCGAGGGGCAGCGCGCCTATGGCGGTGAGGTGTTCAAGCTGCGCGAGCACACCGAGCGGCTGATCTTTTCGGCCAAGACGCTCGATTTCACCATTCCCTATTCCGCCGACGAGATCGACGAGGCCTGCCGGCAGGTGCTCGGAAAGAACAATCTCGTCGATGCCTATATGCGCCCTGTCGCCTGGCGCGGGTCGGAAACCATTTCCGTTCCGGCGCGCGACAACAAGGTGCATGTGGCGATCGCGGCCTGGGTGTGGCCGAGCTATTTCTCGACCGAAGAGCGGCTCAAGGGCATTCGCCTGAACTGGGCGCCCTGGAAGCGTCCTTCGCCCGAAACCATTCCGTGCAAGGCCAAGGCGGCGGGTCTTTACATGATCTGCACGCTCTCCAAGCACGCGGCGATGGATGCCGGCTATGCGGACGCGCTGATGCTCGACTATCGCGGCTATGTGGCCGAGGCGACGGGCGCCAACGTGTTCTTCGTCAAGGGCAAGGAAATCACCACGCCCACGCCTGACTGCTTCCTCGACGGCATCACGCGCCGCACGGTGATCGCATTGGCCAAGGCCAATGGCTATACGGTGACCGAGCGGCACATCAAGCCCGAGGAGCTGAGCCAGTTCGACGAGTGCTTCCTCACCGGCACGGCTGCGGAAGTGACGCCGGTGGCCGAGGTCGGCGAATATAAGTTCACGCCGGCAGAGGCCTGCCGCACTCTGGTCGAGGCCTATATGAGCGAAGTTCAGCCCAAGAAGGCTGCGGCGGAATAA
- a CDS encoding molybdenum cofactor biosynthesis protein MoaE: protein MAVTLQSEPFDPGALTNAFLKAADGAGAAVTFTGLVRSTPDDPIVSMTLEHYPALAQRQLETLRDRAIARFDLLAADITHRFGTLYPGEPIVQVMTLAPHRQAAFDGANFIMDTLKTNAPFWKKEESTTGVRWVDAKESDDTAAARWE from the coding sequence ATGGCCGTCACCCTCCAGTCCGAACCATTCGATCCCGGCGCCCTTACCAACGCCTTCCTCAAGGCCGCCGATGGTGCCGGCGCCGCAGTCACCTTTACCGGCCTCGTGCGCTCCACTCCTGACGATCCCATCGTCTCGATGACCCTCGAGCACTACCCCGCCCTCGCCCAGCGCCAGCTCGAAACCCTGCGCGACCGAGCCATCGCCCGCTTCGATCTTCTTGCAGCCGACATCACCCACCGCTTTGGGACGCTCTACCCTGGCGAGCCGATTGTCCAGGTCATGACCCTGGCCCCCCACCGCCAGGCGGCGTTCGATGGCGCAAACTTCATCATGGATACATTGAAGACCAACGCTCCGTTCTGGAAAAAAGAAGAAAGCACAACAGGGGTCCGCTGGGTCGACGCCAAGGAAAGCGACGACACGGCCGCCGCGCGTTGGGAGTGA
- the pgsA gene encoding CDP-diacylglycerol--glycerol-3-phosphate 3-phosphatidyltransferase, translated as MTETRFDMAKLPNYLTYARIAAIPVIMLFLLADNAVLRWLALLLYIAAAITDYYDGALARKYGTVSAIGRMLDPIADKLLVGALLLVFCFDGSFGAWDLVPATIILLREIFVSGMREFMGTEKIVVPVSKLAKYKTTVQLVALAVVIAEPLIPGMRELSDILLWLAAILTAITGWQYWQGVSTHFRANEDDLP; from the coding sequence ATGACCGAAACCCGCTTCGATATGGCCAAGCTGCCCAACTATCTCACCTATGCGCGCATCGCCGCCATTCCGGTGATCATGCTGTTTCTGCTGGCCGACAATGCGGTCCTGCGCTGGCTTGCCCTGCTGCTCTATATCGCCGCCGCCATCACCGATTATTACGATGGCGCTTTGGCCCGCAAATACGGCACGGTCTCCGCCATCGGCCGCATGCTCGATCCCATCGCCGACAAGCTCCTGGTCGGCGCCTTGCTGCTCGTTTTCTGCTTCGATGGCAGCTTCGGCGCCTGGGACCTCGTCCCCGCCACGATCATCCTGCTGCGCGAAATCTTCGTCTCGGGCATGCGCGAATTCATGGGCACCGAAAAGATCGTCGTTCCGGTCTCCAAACTCGCCAAATACAAGACTACCGTGCAGCTCGTGGCCCTTGCCGTGGTCATTGCCGAACCGCTGATCCCCGGCATGCGAGAGTTGAGCGATATTCTCCTCTGGCTCGCCGCCATCCTCACGGCCATCACCGGCTGGCAATATTGGCAGGGCGTCTCCACGCATTTCCGCGCCAATGAGGACGACTTGCCATGA
- a CDS encoding AI-2E family transporter, with translation MTKLDVSTPEREPRLLGSNRSALVPPLSLARWLVILILLACVYFFHGFLAPVLAALIIGFASWPIYRRVLGGVGGNRTLAASIMIAVIVLFILVPILMALSYATNEARQLISWIMATNANGAAAPSWFATLPLVGEWATEQWDLYVGAPGALGQYVTVIGGANVYNIYQTILATGGTIFDLALNLLFMLIALLFVYRDGASLSAQLDKFGERILPVRWQRLSRVVPATISSTVTGMTIIAIGEGIVLGIAYWLAGAPSPVLLGVITGVAAMIPGGAPLSFTLVSIYLVASGSIVEGLALFVWGSVELFIVDKTLRPKLVGGPIKLPFLPTFFGLIGGVKTMGFVGLFVGPVLMALLVSMWREWVRDLEQSAADGEGGGIAVPAAPQPVSGQPSREQAQKEHA, from the coding sequence GTGACCAAGCTGGACGTTTCTACCCCTGAGCGCGAGCCTCGGCTGCTCGGTTCCAATCGCTCGGCGCTCGTGCCGCCCCTGTCGCTGGCACGATGGCTGGTCATTCTGATCCTTCTTGCCTGCGTCTATTTCTTCCACGGTTTCCTGGCGCCGGTGCTCGCCGCGCTGATTATCGGGTTCGCGAGCTGGCCGATCTATCGCCGGGTACTGGGCGGAGTGGGCGGCAACCGGACGCTGGCCGCCTCGATCATGATCGCGGTGATCGTGCTGTTCATCCTCGTCCCGATCCTGATGGCGCTTTCCTACGCCACCAACGAGGCGCGGCAGCTCATAAGCTGGATCATGGCGACCAACGCCAATGGCGCTGCCGCTCCGAGCTGGTTCGCGACCCTGCCGCTGGTGGGCGAATGGGCAACCGAGCAGTGGGATCTCTATGTCGGGGCGCCCGGCGCGCTGGGCCAATATGTGACGGTGATCGGTGGGGCCAATGTCTACAACATCTACCAGACGATCCTCGCCACTGGCGGCACGATCTTCGACCTGGCGCTGAACCTGTTGTTCATGCTGATCGCGCTGTTGTTCGTCTATCGCGACGGCGCGAGCCTTTCGGCCCAGCTCGACAAGTTCGGCGAACGCATCCTGCCGGTGCGCTGGCAGCGGCTTTCCCGTGTGGTGCCGGCGACGATCTCCTCGACGGTCACCGGCATGACGATCATCGCGATCGGCGAGGGGATCGTTTTGGGCATCGCCTATTGGCTGGCGGGCGCGCCTTCGCCGGTATTGCTGGGGGTGATTACCGGCGTTGCGGCCATGATCCCCGGCGGGGCGCCGCTCTCGTTCACCCTGGTGTCGATCTATCTGGTGGCCAGCGGCTCGATCGTCGAGGGGCTGGCGCTGTTCGTCTGGGGCTCGGTGGAACTGTTCATCGTCGACAAGACGCTGCGCCCCAAGCTGGTGGGCGGGCCGATCAAACTGCCGTTCCTGCCGACGTTTTTCGGCCTGATCGGCGGGGTCAAGACAATGGGCTTTGTCGGCCTGTTCGTCGGCCCGGTGCTGATGGCGCTGCTGGTTTCGATGTGGCGCGAATGGGTGCGCGATCTCGAACAATCCGCAGCGGACGGCGAGGGCGGAGGTATTGCCGTTCCTGCCGCCCCGCAGCCGGTATCAGGCCAGCCCAGCCGCGAGCAGGCCCAGAAGGAGCACGCCTAG